A region from the Rosa rugosa chromosome 6, drRosRugo1.1, whole genome shotgun sequence genome encodes:
- the LOC133713425 gene encoding probable terpene synthase 9, whose protein sequence is MPGEDVLEEAKRFSSKNLKQSMATILNDDNLLKPVEQSLQTPVHWRMRRLEALNFIDMYQRDDSKNLALLELAKLDYNLVQSVYQTEIKELSRWWRELDFKSKASFSRDRLPENYLWAMGISQEPQSSECRIGLTKFVCILTVIDDMYDVYGFLDELECFTDAVIQWNMEAKEVLPEYMKPVYIAMLEFGNELSDNAFKNTGLNPLPYIKNEWVNLCTAYMVEARWFYGGYTPTLEEYLKNAWTSVGGPGAMLHAYLLTEGCQLTEASLESFNHGFQLIYWSSILTRLSDDLGTSKAEGERGDVAKSIQCYMEEKGVSEGEAQDYIKGLISYAWKKINQESAKTSIPKSIVNLSLNMARTAHCIFEHGDGIGNSIGVTKDRLISLIANPIPLDDDR, encoded by the exons ATGCCAGGAGAAGATGTTCTGGAGGAAGCCAAGAGATTTAGTTCAAAAAATTTGAAACAATCCATGGCAACAATATTGAACGACGATAATCTACTGAAGCCAGTAGAGCAATCATTGCAAACCCCTGTTCACTGGAGGATGCGGAGGTTAGAAGCTCTGAACTTCATCGATATGTACCAAAGGGACGACTCTAAGAACCTGGCACTGCTGGAGTTGGCGAAATTGGACTATAATCTTGTTCAATCAGTATATCAAACTGAGATAAAGGAGCTCTCTAG GTGGTGGAGAGAGTTGGATTTTAAATCGAAGGCAAGTTTCTCAAGGGACAGACTGCCAGAGAACTACTTGTGGGCAATGGGGATTAGTCAGGAGCCCCAATCCTCAGAATGCAGGATAGGCCTCACCAAGTTTGTGTGCATATTAACAGTCATTGATGACATGTATGATGTATATGGATTCCTGGATGAGCTTGAGTGCTTTACAGATGCAGTAATTCA ATGGAATATGGAAGCAAAGGAGGTACTTCCCGAGTACATGAAGCCGGTCTATATTGCCATGCTCGAGTTTGGCAATGAATTGTCTGATAACGCATTCAAAAATACTGGTTTAAACCCCCTCCCTTATATTAAGAACGAG TGGGTTAATCTTTGTACAGCCTATATGGTGGAAGCACGGTGGTTCTATGGCGGATACACACCAACTCTTGAAGAGTATTTAAAGAATGCATGGACTTCAGTGGGTGGTCCTGGAGCAATGCTCCATGCTTATTTGTTAACCGAAGGATGCCAACTAACAGAAGCTTCACTCGAGTCCTTTAACCATGGCTTTCAACTGATATATTGGTCATCCATCTTGACTCGACTCAGTGACGATCTGGGCACTTCCAAG GCTGAGGGCGAGAGAGGTGATGTCGCAAAATCTATTCAGTGCTACATGGAAGAAAAAGGTGTATCGGAAGGAGAAGCACAAGATTACATAAAGGGTTTAATCAGCTATGCATGGAAGAAAATCAACCAAGAGAGTGCCAAAACTAGCATACCAAAATCCATTGTGAACCTGTCTCTGAATATGGCTCGGACTGCTCACTGCATTTTTGAACatggggatggtattggaaaCTCAATTGGGGTGACTAAGGATCGTTTGATCTCTTTGATTGCAAATCCTATCCCCCTCGATGATGATAGATAA
- the LOC133716591 gene encoding uncharacterized protein LOC133716591, with the protein MEAMYSDPPKLIPATESSIEGLEKVRLDSLEDAVRQMPCSICMEGLDHFDAAEEGADHPPMIARLPCAHTFHADCIVQWLKTNYRCPLCRSPIVEAGEPSKPPLRLHWSMLMTSVVGKEDGASPRESELALTNDVIESIIDKTMMEADLKGDGTIDQDEWKEYVAKHIPI; encoded by the exons ATGGAAGCCATGTATTCAGATCCCCCCAAGCTTATTCCTGCAACTGAATCATCCATTGAGGGTTTGGAGAAAGTGAGACTTGATAGTTTGGAAGATGCTGTTAGACAGATGCCGTGTAGTATTTGCATGGAGGGCCTTGATCACTTTGATGCTGCAGAAGAAGGGGCTGATCATCCGCCTATGATTGCTCGCTTGCCCTGCGCACATACATTTCATGCAGATTGCATTGTCCAGTGGCTCAAGACGAATTACAGGTGTCCTTTGTGCCGATCCCCAATTGTGGAAGCGGGCGAGCCATCAAAGCCCCCATTGAGGCTGCATTGGTCTATGCTCATGACATCTGTGGTTG GTAAAGAAGATGGTGCTAGCCCTCGTGAATCAGAGCTGGCACTTACCAATGATGTTATTGAATCAATCATCGACAAG ACAATGATGGAGGCAGATTTAAAAGGAGATGGAACAATTGATCAAGACGAGTGGAAGGAATACGTGGCAAAGCATATTCCAATATGA